TAGTACTCCATaacttaaatttaattttttaatttaaaaactaaGATTTTTCGCACAGagtatcttcttctttcttctatatacataaaaatgaatttctgtctgtttgtatgcagaggtttttggggccggggaaatttcttaagatggtttgagacccctcccatctttggaaaggggggctcccatacaaatgaaacaccaataactcataactcgagaatttcTCTagtaaatggaaccaaatctggttTGTTAAGGTTTtgaaagggaagatatgtttctgtggttgTTTGAAACCCCTCCCCCGACAGACGAAATTGATATGATTTTTTATGACTACTTGGCACATGCTACCCTAGGGCCGAAAAAATAAAGGAAATGAAAAGTGTCGTTTTGCcgaacaatagtgaatgtgaatttgtgtgtgcttttatgataattgagaaatgagaaatgagtcgTCTAACATTTTACTGCTCATTTTTCGGTACTCATTTCTCGCTTTTTactttaaaaagtgagaagtcttaagtgggaagtaagaaagGAAAGATGCGGAATGAggttgagaagttagaagtgagacgtcttaattctcacttcacattttGTATTTCTCACATCCTGCTCCACACTCTTTACGTTTcacaattatttttcacttctttgcacggcaaatgctgggtaaagcgtatcattggtacttcgcgtacctgaaagaataaaatagaccccatttcgcggcccttagcctcttacctagcaactcctatccctacctcctcgtggcgctagatcgggtaaccaaccccggtgggaactatggtcgtatgctgacagggaaggggggatttgctcatctccggaggtgcaaatctgatcgagcgtctgttctccatgttaggagcggctcacaacagcgtctgtttccCATGTtaagggcggctgatcatcgtccgagtgccagcgagggactctaaactaaactgtgcacaccatgttgcatcgtgtcagcatcgagaaggcagcgccttcaacgcgatgtaggtagcgcaacgctggtaaggtagcctaccgaagattctgcagctaccaagaaaggcaaaagtaaagcaaacggattgattcaacggcaacagacccggcaatgAATAGatgacaacgattggaaagtcggatatTGGATGCGAGAACTTTGAacgaacccgcacgtgttgggctcctggctcatGAGCTGCAtaaggtcggcgtgagtgtggcagcaatccaggaaatacggtggcccagaactggagaacgtgaattccgggcggtggatcccatagcgaacacttcattcaagtactaCATCTACTATAgtggcggtgacagagcagaacgaggatttggcttcatggtgatcgggaagccgataagcgaccgcgaccgttgagaatgaagggtaaattcttcaactatagcctgatcagcatttATGCCCCAACGAatgataagcctgatgacgtgaaggatgagatctatgagagccttgataaggcctacggacaGTGCCCAACACATGgcgtaaagattgtcatcggggatgcaaatgcgcagatcggaaaagaaagtttctttcgccctgtcatttgttcggaaagccttctttccaccagcaacgataatggtctgcgactcgTTACCTTTGCTGTTGCTAGATGTATATCAgtcagcagtacctacttcacacgtaagaatatccgcataCACCCTGGcaacagatagaccacgtgctgatcgacggacgacatttctcggatgttatagatgtaaggttctTCAGAGGCCCGAACATTGattcggatcactatcttgtagttgcaaaaactcaggcgcgactttccagcgtcacgaatttacgaaacaacagaacgatgcgtttcaatatccaacgcttgtcagttgaaacAGTTGTTGAACAGTACcagcagaagctggacgagcggataggagatgccacggGATTGTGGggaaatatccacgaagctgtgactacaacagcgcatgaagtgttaggcactgcacagcgacacCAACGAAattgttggtttgatgaggagtgccagcgagtgacgttCGAGAAAAATGTTGATAGGAgacgaatgctagtggctcgtacccgttacAACAGAGAGTTGTACTGCGTATCAAGGGCAAAAGAGAAACGAATCAACCGCAGgtaaaaaggcaacacgaagagagtgtgatagctgaagcgcaggagaacatcgatagaaacgatatgcggaggtttaacgcaactgtcaatggggcgctgcataagactgcgccagtgcccgttATGTGCAATGACctagaggggaatttgctgacagacaagactatggtggcagccaggaggaaggagcacttcgaagatttgttgaacggcggaaatgaaaaaaaaagacaggaacaccgtcttcgaccagaggtcgtacagactgaacacttaacacctagcatgagacaacggacaggacacataacacccaatggaccagtggagagtttttcgatcacgaaaagtgttctccttaccagggcgggaatcgaacccacactccatagcacttGCGCTTaggcgattgacgtcgctaaccgcacggccacgaagcccacatggaggtgtattaaggagcatgATGGACATAGTATGCgatggtcaagctgtggaaccaccaacgctggacgatgtaaagaaggctctaaacgaactgaaaaacagtaaagctgctgggaaggacgagattcCGGTCGAGCGGTCCACCACATTAtacagaaaatatgggaggatgaagaactgtaTGCCGCTTGGTtagatggcctcatatgccaaATCTAAAAGCAAGGgtacagactagagtgtgccaattacagagagATCAcacttctgaactcggcgtacaaaatcctgtcgcgtatcctgtttaacagactgagaccgcttgaggagtccttcatcggcgaataccaggcaggttttcgtgagggccgatcaacgacgaatcagatgtttagcctgcagatgatccttgataaattccgggagtacaacttgcagactcaccatctgttcattgatttcaaagcagcgtacgatgcACTGAAaataaatgagctgtggcagataatgtctgaacatgATTTTTCGAAACTTTGTCTCGctaaaaattgatcaattttctgATACATCTTTTGCGTCCACATTTTTtctagaaaacaaatcggttcttcagaatgatctctcattttttttacaactttGTTATATACATAGCTTGCCCAATTTCAAACTTCCATGCAAAAAAACATTTCATCGAAAGAATTgagttttgaatttcaaaacattccGATTTCATTGTAACATTTTTCCtcgaagaagaaaacgaatataaattagcaaaaatttggctgtctattcttgagtgatgcgcggtaGGTTCAAGGTTGTATTACAAATCAATGTTCCGTTGACTTAACATGTGGCGGCAGCCGATATGCAACTATGTCAATTGTATGCATTTCACGCCCACACCAATTTCTCTACAGGTGATAATTATGTAATACGTGTGCCCGAAAAATCATTATTGTGTTATTGTATGATTGACTAAAACGCAATTGATCGGCAGGACGGTTTATGCACTGAAGGTACACAACTTGAGCTTATATCTCACGTACCAAGTTATAATGTAGGTAGGCATTGCGTTTATTCAGCCGCCCTGGTTCGTCACCAATCATGTCCCGCTATTTTCGGACATACATTtcaatataattaaataatttgtgCTGCCTAGAGCGGGGTGGATATCATCAATCCCTTTATAAACTCGAACAATAATTCCATTGCTATCAAAGTAGTTTCAAACATCCAAGTGTAAATCAGTGCTTGTTATAGTTAAAGCAACAAAGTGTACCAAAAGAATAGAATGGCTGCCTTCAAGGTAACATCGTTAAATTACTTTGCTCTAAATAGTGTCGAGCAGAAGATTATAGTGCGTGTGGGTTTTGTTACAGATTGTGTTTGTTGCCGTGTGCCTGATTGGAGCTAGCAAGGCGAGTGTTCTACTGCCAGCTGCTCGATTCGCTGCTGCACCGGTGGCCGCCTTAGCGCCAGCAGTTCCAGCGGTTGCAGCAGTCAACACCAACTACGACCCGTTGCCACAGTATACTTACGCGTACAACGTTCAAGACGCTTTGACCGGTGACAACAAGAGCCAGCAAGAAACCAGAGATGGAGATGTTGTGAAGGGTAAAAGCTTTTGAAACGGCGCACAGTGTTGGAGCTTTTTTGCTCTCGATCGCAAACCTCCACTTAACGAAAACTTATGTTCTCTTTTAAAGGCTCTTACTCGCTGGTCGAACCTGACGGCACTGTGCGCACTGTGATCTACACTGCCGATCCAATCAACGGCTTCAACGCAATCGTCCAGCGCGGCCCATTGGTACACAAGGCGCTGGTGCCAGTAGCACCGGTAGCCAAGGTGTTCGGTTAAACTGTGTGTTAAACCGTCCTTTTTGTTGCATTGCTTACCTATAGAAACATAGACTGATGCTTACCAACCATCAATTATAGTGCTGTTACCTAAGTTGttagtaaataaaataattatgtgTCCAATGTGAACAATGTGTTTTATAATTTCTCATTTATTACGATAATTTTATTGCTTCGAATATGTTCACCTACCTGGATACCgaatcttattattattatattatctttattaacgagattttcggccctctACCGGTACCGgatctgttttatttttttactcctttctttatttgataGCCAATCTGTGTTTCCTAACCGCTAAATATTGTTCCGTATTCTGGTATACTTTTGAATTTgtattccgtgaggagtgtccttaatgtGCTTACGCAAATCAGTCTTGCTATGTACTTGATTTTGTTAATGTGCCATTAAAGATTAAGTCGCGATATCAAGCAATCCAAATGCGAGagcatttttcggaaaattttttAGGTCGTCCGCGTACAGCAGCTTATCCGATTCGATCAGTGAACACAAATCATTTATGAATAACACAAACAGGAGAGGCCCGAGGTGGCTACCTTGAGGAACACCAGAgggaatactttttttttaactaattttatttgctaattatctaatacatgcattcatctcttagactccgtgttttcttaacactatcatccttatttgctatgttatatttttagttataattaatacatttcaattgcctctggcagttagaatttttcctctggttgaattgaaccatgtaggaattacaatgttttcaacttaaactaatcttaatcTATTTAATCTatgggtacaaggagttaatcgttgcaatagaagattgcaacgatttttgtctaaaattggaaattattttgttggacatttgttgcaatgtctcaatattagaaattctatgaagttcattggtactataccacggaggcaacttcagaatcattttcagaattttattttgaatcctctgaagtgccttctttctggtattgcagcaactagtccatattggcacagcatacaacatggcaggtctaaaatttgtttgtaaatcaaaagtttgttcttaaggcaaagttttgattttctgtttataagtggatatagacacttaatatatttgttacatttggcttgaaggccttcaatgtgatttttaaaagttaatttttgatctagcagaagtcctaaatatttagcttcgctagaccaattaattggaaccccattcatagtgacaatatgtctgctagaaggtttcaaataagaagctctcggcttatgtgggaaaattataagctgagttttggaagcattcggggaaattttccatttttgcaagtaagtggagaaaatatccaaacttttttgcaatctactacaaatgacacgaaggctgagagacctgtgtcatctgcaaacaaagatttttgacaccctggtggtaaatcaggtaagtcagaagtaaaaatgttatacaaaatgggccccagtatgctgccttggggaacaccagctcttacaggtaatctatcagatttagaattctgatagtttacctgcagtgagcgatctgataaataattttggaacagtttaataatgtacagaggaaaattaaaattcatcaattttacaatcaaaccttcatgccaaacactgtcaaatgctttctctatatcaagaagagcaactccagtcgaatatccttcagaattgttgagccgaattaagttcgtaactcttaataactgatgagtggttgaatgcccatggcgaaaaccaaattgctcatcagcaaaaatagaattgtcattaatatgaaccatcattctatttaaaataatcttttcaaacagttgcttattgaagaaagcaaactgatagggcgataactagaagcctcagctggatttttgtccggcttcaaaattggaacaactttggcgtttttccatttatctgggaagtatgccaattgaaaacatttgttaaataaattaaccaaaaaggataaagagctctcaggaagttttttgataagtatgtagaaaataccatcagcacccggggctttcatatttttaaattttctagtaatagatctcacttcatccaaattagttcccaacaaagggtcaaaaacattctcttggttgagaatgtcttcgaagctccgtgtaacctgatcctcaattggactagtgagacctagactaaaattatgggcactcccgaactgctgagcaagtttttgagccttttcgccatttgttaataaaattttatttccctctttaagcgctggaattggcttttgaggttttttttaagaattttcgttaatttcgggtttcgaactgggatccaacttcgagacattattctcaaagttggtatttctcagaatagcgaaacgttttttaatttcattttgcaaatctcgccaaataactttcaacgcgggatcgcgagttctttggtattgccttcgcctcacatttttaagacggatcagtagctgaagatcgtcgtcaataataatggagttgaatttaatttcacatttaggaattgcaatgcctctggcttcgacaattaaatttgtcaaagatacgagcgcattgtcaatatcacttttggtatccaaaggtatattaacatcaaaattcctatcgatatatgttttatataaatcccaatcagctctatgctaattaaaagtagagctgattggattataaatggcttcttgtgagatttcaaatgtcacaggaaggtgatcagagtcaaagtcagcatgagttaccaattggccacacagctgacttgaatccgttaaaactaaatcaattgtagaaggatttcgactggaagaaaaacaagtagggccattgggatattgaatagtataatatcccgcagaacaatcttcaaataaaattttgccgttggaattgctttgagcattattccatgaactgtgtttggcattgaagtcaccaattacgaagaattttgatttgttgcgagtcagaatttgaagatcagctttcaacaaattcttttgctgcccattgcattgaaaaggcaaataggctgcaatgaagtaaaattgaccaaaatttgtttcaacagaaactcccaaggtttcaaaaactttggtttcaaacgaagaaaataatttatgtttgatacgtctattaatgacaatggcgaccccaccacaggcgctgtcaagacgatcatttctgtagataaaataatttggatctcttttaatggagagtccgggctttaaataagtttctgttataatggcaatatgcacattatgaactgttaggaagttgaataattcatcttccttaccctttagagagcgggcattccaatttagaactttcacacaattgtttagatccattaaaacggagtccgataacaattttttgtgtgtactttataccaacctgaacagcttctggaatggtatttgctttgaacattgcatcaatcatgtgatgcaattgttcagttaaaaaatcaaaatcggaagcagtcatgctacctgaatcggcaacatgaccattattttccgttgggacatgggtataaacctcattttgagaagagaaaaatttgtctaccagcagcgatgtttgcatacgtaggtacattcgaaaaattggaatttactgaagtgcttgctacccgttgacgagcggcaaaatttgtttgtgaattgtggtgggtatgaattgctcgaccggtaactggtttcgaaatttgagcgtttgaaaaatttctacccgtcgaatctgggatccgattggaatttcccgtcatcaattttgcacgggaattcaaaactattttgcgtgaagggcattcccagaaattggatttatgattgcccccacaatttgcacatttaaatttattggaatcttctctcacaggacatgtgtccttggcgtgagaggttccaccacaaatcatgcatttagcatccatgtgacaatgtttggttccatgaccccacttttggcacttacgacactgggtggggttttggaaatttcccccaggcctgcggaaatgttcccatgtaacacggacatgagacataatacaggccttttccaaacttttcatattatttagttcacttttgttaaaatgaactaaataaaattcttgagaaatgccctttttgggaagtaccagagtgggatttctttttcatcttaattacttggactggtgaaaatccaagtaattgagaaatttcaattttaatctcatccagtgatttatcatcactggggagacctttcaagacgactttgaacaatcgctcagttttgtcgtcgtatgtgaagaatttatggcgcttctcagttaaatactgaagaagacattttcgatcgtcaaaggatcccggcaaaacgcggcagtcacccttcctagcaatctgaaatgaaacctagatctcctgaaggttactcaaaatctcattccggaagccagaaaactcggcaacagataccacaattggcggaatcctttgcttttcgcatgaatcgaatcacctgggctagaggtatattcgatttgctcaatttcatcattaatcaaatcgaactgattgctcagttcgattggagaagaattatttccgatattagagttagaaggaatatctgaattctccagcttccttctattttttccgcgcttaggcaggacggtcttgaaaccttttttctttgaaggaagtggagaattcagagactcccccttcctcttgtttttattattgctcatggctgagcgtggagacgtgaccttctaagaggttttttcccagaacggtgtccctgcaggattaccaccgcttgtcggaattttacttccgcaaacgggtccaacgtaaaacgaaggcacgggtccttgcaaagatcgtaacgggatcagtgggtacaaatagcgctaagaagcaccgttgaaatcaaaatagcttcgggtagtattaaaaacttccttccgcaaagagagaaagaaccgcacagcacgaaagcacgatgcggtctgcagAGGGAACACTAAATCGCGCTGACTCATAGCCATTAACTTAAACAAATGAAAGCCGAGAAGTCAAGTATGATCGCAGCCAGGCGGTTGTTAAGTCCGGGAGTCCCATTTTCCGCAGCTTCGCGATCATCAGGTCATGCGGCACTTTATCGAAAGCCTTTGCAAGATCTATGTAAATCGCATCTACCTGGCGTTGCTTCTCCATCTTATTTCTTATCCTGGTTACGAAAAACATCAATTCTCCGCTTGACAAGGATCGGTTAAAGATAATTGATGCCGGCAGTGCAAGAGCTCCGGCGCATTGCTTCAAGAAAAGAGGTGATAAGCCGTCGGGACCTGGACCTTTGGTGGAGTCCAACTCAGAGAGCCGCTTACAAACTTCATCGACTGAGACAGTTATAATAGGCAGATTTATGCCATATTCGATTATTCTGTCAAGTACATCGTCAGCGATCGATGGTGAGGCGTGATTGTAAGcacttttgaaaaattctgCCAGCAGATTTGCAGATTCCTCGAGAGagatttaaaaacaatattgaGGTATTGTATATCACGCGGCATGCCATTCGATTGTCTTCGCTTTTTAACATATGACCAGAAACTATTGGGGCTATTTTTGGCGTTTCGTTCTAAACCACTAATGTACTCATGGAGAGCACAGTATGTTCACGAATTACATTGTAGATGACTTCGTAGAATCTGCAAAGCGCATCATCCGCAGAACAATCACAAAGCAAGGAATTCTAGTCAACTCAGACATTCGTCTACAGATTGCATTTACATCATATTGTCGGAAGTCGAACTGCAGGTCCTCGAAGTCATCATCGGTAGGTGCTGGTGGCAGAAAGAAATTCAGCAATAACGGCTTATGATGTGCATCGGTTTTCAGAACAGGTGTGTGCGGCTCAATCACTTCCACTCGGTCCGGTACGTTAACAATCGAGGAACCGTGACTTTTGATTAAGAATATGCGACACTTGAAAGAGGTTAGAAGCAAGATTCAGAAGAAGCATTGGTTGGCAAGTATGAGGCAATATCTGTGTCGTAGCGCACGTCAGATGCGGCAAGTTAAAGTCGCCGAGTAGAACTAAGATATCGTTACTAGAGGTTATGTTACACAGTTCGTTTACACAAGAGGAGTACTGCTTAGTGCTTCAGAACCCTACCATATAT
The nucleotide sequence above comes from Armigeres subalbatus isolate Guangzhou_Male chromosome 3, GZ_Asu_2, whole genome shotgun sequence. Encoded proteins:
- the LOC134225376 gene encoding larval cuticle protein A2B-like; the protein is MAAFKIVFVAVCLIGASKASVLLPAARFAAAPVAALAPAVPAVAAVNTNYDPLPQYTYAYNVQDALTGDNKSQQETRDGDVVKGSYSLVEPDGTVRTVIYTADPINGFNAIVQRGPLVHKALVPVAPVAKVFG